GCTTCCGGGAGGAGCCGAGGGGACCCGGGGGTCCTTGGATCGGGGCCGCGGTGCTGCGGGGTCGCTAGCGGGCAGCACGCGTGGGAGGAGCGGGAGGGCGGAAACGAGCGGCGGGCACGCAGAGGCGGTTCCAGCCCTTCCTGCAGGTGCCGGGCGGAGGGAGCAGGGCGTGGGTCTGGGCGGCCCTAGGAGCCTGCCTCCGGGTTAGGCTGTCGGGGCTCCTCCTGCACCCTCCGGCCCTCCCACATCCCACACCCACACGGTCCGGCTGGACCCATCTACCTGGTTGATTTTATCTATATGTATATCTTTTAAGATAACTTTATAATGTTTGCATTTCAGTTTGCGTGTATGGGTGGGTGTTTAGCCTGGGTGTCTGTGTACTGTGTTCCTGCATTGCCTTCTGAAGTCACAGGTGGCTGTGGGCCACCGTGTGGGTgggggaattgaactctggtcctctgcaagagctgcacgTACTctcaaatgctgagccatctctccatccttataacttaaacaaaaatttattaattttatgtatgagcgttttgcctgtatgtgtatatgtatgtacgcCACGTGAATGCTTGGTGCCCACCGAGGatgggattccctggaactgggtcTACACAAGGTTGTGTGAGCATTCGGGATCCGGGAATCAAgcctgagtcctctgtaagagcagtatgtcattgtttcttttgtttttcttttttttaagattttatttatttattatgtatacacttgtctgcatgcatgcttgcacaccagaagagggcacaagatctcattatagatggttgtgagccaccatgtggttgctgggaattgaactcaggacctctggtagaccagctagtgttcttaaccagtgagacatctctccagccccccaatttttttgttgttcttatttttggttttttgtttgtttttgttttttgagacagggtttctctgtgtagctctggctgtcctagaactcactttgcagaccaggctggtcttgaacccacagagatcctcctgcctctgcctcccgagtgctgggattaaaggcttgcgctaCCACAGCCCAGCTGGGCCAAGTATTCTTAGCTACTGCGCCACTGTAACTTctttttgggacagggcctcATTGTCTGtcactggctggccttgaactctcagagaccctcctgcatgctggggttaaaggctgtGACATCACTCAGGGcttttttacattaatttatgtgttgtgtgtgcttgtgtagaggtcagagaatgacTCGAAGAAACTGATTCCCAGCTTCCactctggagatggaactcaggctgtcatacttggcaacaagctggttcacctgctgagtcatcttgaaGGCCCCCTTGTTGAGTTTTGCAACcttatcccaccccaccccccaggagAGGTATGGTGTTCATCTGGAATGCTCAGATCtgcctctctgtgtttctcacAAGCTCTTGATATTTTTTTACAGTAAGAGATACTTATTTGCTACATATGGCATTTACTATAGCAAGTTATTTCCTGAACTatcaagatagctcagtgggcaaaggtgcttcTGGCCAatcctggcaacctgagtttcaaccctggcatgcacatggtagaaggagaaaaccaactcctgtaagttggcctctgaccttcatatacacacgtaaattaattttgaaaaataaagttgtttCTTATTggtgctggagatatggctcagtagttatgaacactgactattcttccagaggacccaagttcaattggGAGTGAgaacaaacacctgtaactccagttctaggggacccaacaccctcttctggtctccacaggcagaAGGACCATGAAGACAAaacgctcatacacataaaataaaaattgtaagatATTTACCacaactctaaaagaaaaatgcatggaccctggaaaataggaagaggaaggatctcctgagctaattgggagcatgaggagccctcatccagtggctgacaaaagcagaggcagacacccacagatatacactgaattgaactctggagcCCAGTTGCAGGAGGGAGGAATGTATATTtgatatgaaatataaatatatgtatacacacacacacacatatatatatatatgagaaatctAACTAGTTTCTGAAgtacaaaattacaaaaaaaaaaactaatttataGACcagaaaatcaattaaaaacagaattacgccgggcgttggtggtgcatgccgttaatcccagcactcaggaggcagaggcaggcggatctttgtgagttcgaggtcagcctggtctccagagtgagtgtcaggataggctccaaagctacacagagaaaccctgtcttgaaaaacaacaacaaaaaaaaaccaaaaaaacaaaaaaagaattacataaaataaaaaatatttaccatattactattttgtttttttgatacagagGACCAAAGCTCACCCACACCAGGTGACCCACAAACACCTATGTCTCCAGTTCCCAGCTAATGTCCCACTTCTACCtactacataaacacacacacaggaaattatttttaaaagaaaaaaaattaaagccagacaatggtggcccacacctttaaacccagcactagggagagaaaggccagcatggtctacagctcaagttccaggacagcaaaggctacaccaGGAGACCCTatcgcaaaaaaaaaaataaataaataaaaataaataaataaaaaaataggggttggagagatgactcagtggtttagagctTTTGCAGAAAAAGGAatctggattccattcccagtacccacatgatggctcacgggcatccataactccagttccagggacccaatgtcatcctctgacctctgtgggcaccatgcAGGtaggtggtgcacagacatacatgcaagcaaaatacctatatatacaaaacataaataaatctataaacaaaaatgaaaataaacctgGATGGCATAacatctgtaataccagcatttagTAGGATTACCTGCAGTTCAAAGAaagcctgggctacctagcaagaccttgtatcagaaaacaaatgaataaattatgaaCAAAACAGTTCTAAAAGACATTTACTATAGGGTTGAATGTTTGAAAagagcctaggctacatagtgagactccatctgagaaagaaagaaaaaaaaaaggcgtGGTGTCCCACACCTCTAATTTTAacattcaagaagcagaggcaggaagatctctgtgagtttgaggacaacctggtctacagagtgagttccagaacagccagggctacacagagaaatcctgtcttcaaacaaacaagataatttaaacaaaatgatAAGGACATCTGCGTGTGGTGTACACCCCATAGCCAGAGAGCTGGGGGAAGAGGCtcagaagttttgttttctttgagacaaggttttactgtGCAGCCTTGTCTGGACAGGAagtccctctgtagaccaggctggccttaaactcagagatttgcctgcctctgcctcctgagtcctgggattaaagtcatatgccatcactgcctgccTAGGATcagaaaattttttatttttatttattatttttaaaaaagatttattatgcatacagtgttctgtctgcatgtatgcctacaggtcATAAGAGGGACACCcaatatcattacagatggttgtgagccaccatgtggtttgctgggaattgaactcaggccctctgggagagctgagccatttctccaggcccagaaaactttttaaatagttcatttatttgtgtttcatgcacattggtgttttgcctatatgtctgtctgtgtgagggtgtctgatcccctagtacaggagttacagatagttgtgagctgccttgtgggtgctgggaattaaacccaggtcctctggaagagcagtctgtggtCTTAAGGatatccttgactacatagtgagttcaaggccagcctgggcttcatagtgagaccctatccaaaaacaaaacaaaactaaaatgcaGATAAAAAATTGCATTTCGGGTCATTTTTCCACAGAATACTTATGGAAGTTCCCCACAaattacaactttttaaaattaatattttttaaagattttatttattatgtatacaacattctgtttccatgtatatctgcacaccagtagagggcaccagaacttATAATGcaccaccatgtgattgctgggaattgaacttaggacctctggaagagcagtcagtgctcttaacctctgagccatctctccagcccctaaaattaGTATTTAAATAGGGAACTGGGTGGGTTTtttaacaattattattatttagtatcAGAATCTCTAAATTTTCCACTGTCAAGCCACCAAACCAACACCAAGAAAGACATGAGAACTGTGGGGATGTTTCCTAGTGTGCCCCCAGAgattcagggttttttgttttggttttgtttttttgcacaCGAGGCCTGCAGCCCCAGCCTGTGCTCATCAGTCACCACCAGCTTTGATGCTGCTGGTAGTTCCCAGGATTACCTCAAGGAGGCGCGCTGCACCTTGTCCCTCGGCCAGAAGCCGATTCTCGGCCAGCCCTGATGCAATTCCCAGGGCTGCTGAAAGGTGGCGCGCTGCACTTTAAACAGCAGCCAATGTCCTTTCCCTACCCACGCGCCCCCTCCGAGCCCGCCCACCAGCCAGGCAAGTGCCAGGGGTCATGAATGTGTCTGGGGCTTGCTAGGGATGGCATGGGAAGCAAGCGTTTCATAGACACAAATCAGAGCGCTGTATTTCCCCCAGGCAACAGTTCAAAACCTTCGAGGAGTGTTAGCCTAGTCTGGCCAGACCCCTCTAAGCACAGCGAATACCAGGCAGGCCCCTTCCTCATGGGGGCCGAGGGTTGCCTTGCTAAGACACTGGGGAGCGGGAATTTAGTGTTTACGGTTTCTTCATCTACCAAATGGAGAGTGACTGCAACATCAAGTCCGGGTTCTATCCCAGCACCGCATAAGCCACGTGTGGTAGGGCATGCCTTTATCCACAGAAAACAGAACTCACAAGTTTAATAGGGTAGTCTTTTGTTTCATAGCATgtttgaatccagcctgggctacaagaaacGTCTCAAAAGTGGGGCCTGGGGTGTGCGCTCGCATTGGACCTGGAGCAAGAACCAATGAGCCCCTGGACCTGTACGTGGCACAGAAATGCTCAGTGAGCAACCATGCGTCCATCCAGATGAATATGGCCGAAGTTGACAAGGTCACAGGAGAGTTTAATGGCCAGTTTTAAACCTATGCTAGGGTtcaaagagatggctcattggttaagatcactggttgttcttccagaggacccaggttcaatccccagcacccacatgacagctcacagctgtgtgTAACTCCAATTCCTGGGGCTATGGCACCTTcaaatacagacatacagacatacatggaagcaagaacaccagtgcacatgaaataaaaatgaataaaattaaaaataaaacctatgcTAGGGGCTCAGCGGTGAAGAGCACTTGACTGAGttttcagagaacctgagttcgattcccagtaaCAACACAATGGTGGACAACCAAATGGAATCAGATTCCTTCTTCTGATGTGCATAAAGACAgggcacccatatacataaaatataggaataaaccaggcagtggtgtcgcacacctttaatcccaacactcaggaggcagaggcaggcagatgtcagagagttggaggccagcctggtctacaaagtgagctccaggacagccagagttattcagagaaacaaaaacaaacaaacaaacaaaacatgaataactaaatctttttaaaaataaaatgataaaaaataaaacctatgcTATCTTCTAGATGGGCAAGGTGAGTTGATTCTCCAGTTGGCTAACGCTGATGGAACCGTCTAAAAGAACTTTTCATCAGAGAAAATAGAACGTCATAAATAGTGAAAAactactgggcagtggtggcacacttctttaattccagcagagacagacggatctctgtgaatttgaggccagcctcatccacagtgcaagttccaggacaggttccaaagctacagagaaaccctgtcataggacacccccccaaaacaagtgagaaactaaaataaataaatgggcgTTAGATGGTGGAGGAGGGTGAGATGCTTCACGGGGTATGGTGTTTACTGGCTCCTTAGGATGGATCCatgaggtggagggagagaactgaggAGAGTTTCTCATGCCTGctgtgggcacccacacacatgcacacgggCACagaatacataagtaaatataggttttaaagacagggtctgtcttagcacttgggaggcagaggcaggcagatctctgtgagttcaagaacagatctacaaagtcagttccaggacagagccagggctattacacaaagaaaccctgtcttgaaacaccaaaacaaataaataaaataaataaaaggacagggtctcactgtgactaggctggcctgaactgACATACCTGGGAGTAAGGGAATTCCCCACCAACTCCTTTAattacctttaattctagtactcaggagttccaggccagcctggagtacataaagagttccagacCAATTGGAGCtgcatagtgagagcctgtctcaaaataaatgaagaataaacaattttaaaagcttttaaaaatatttatttagtttatgtatgagtgttttgctcacatTCATTTCTGTGCATCATATGAATGTCTGGTGCCCTTGGGGTTCAGATAAGGACACtgaatgccctggaactgaagttactaATCATTACGAACCACAACTTGGCATCTGAGAATGAAACCCAGGTCCCCAGCAAAAGCAACAAGTATTCTGAACTGctcagccatcactccagcccctattttatttccttccttccttccttccttcctttcttcctttctttcttttttgttatttcaagatggtgtctctgtgtagccttggctatcctagaactagtcctgtagaccaggctggcctggaactcacagagatctgtctgcctctgcctcccaatcgctgtgattaaaggcatgtgccaccattgcctgacaAAAACACTTTACAAGATGATGATTAGAACCCtctggggaaaataaaataataaataaatagatgaatgcaTTTATTGTGAAAGATCACAGTGAGGCCAGCAGCTCAAATTGTTTTATTGTAGTTGTATTTTGTATGAAGAACCTGACTCCACACTATGAAAACTTATCAGTTGAGATCTGGCGAAGGCTCCAGGGTCAAGTTTCTGGAGCCAGGCTTACCTTGCTGTCGTTCTCCACAACTCTGCCTCACTCTGGAGCCAATCATTCACCCTGTCAGCTGTTAGCGCACTCTATCTAGACTTCACCTGCTTCTGAACGTGCGGggagctcccccaccccctttacaAAATCATTTTCCAGTCACAGGGTATCTGTGGAGGCCTGAATCTGGGCAAATCCCGACTTTGTTTAGAACTCTGTGGCTTCCACTTCACTCAGAGTCAGATCACAGGCCTTCCTCAGAATCAACAAGACTTCCCACAATCTACCCTTTCAGCTTACGGCTCCTCCTCAACTTCTGCTCCAGTCACACTGACTGGCTCTGCCTCAGGATTCCCAGCTCAGGTGACGTCACTAACCATCCTCCTTCCCGTCGCTTTCTCCTCATTACTATTGTCCATGTCAAACGTACGAGAGGCATGCATTTTTGTCTGTTCCTGTTCTGGGACAGTTGATccatttccctcccttcttttctgtcGGAGAATCAGTCTGCTCTTAGAAGGGCCACAGTGGGCTGGGGAGCATCAGTCTGTAGCAGCAGGCACCAGGGTCCGATTGGTGGTTGCTGCTCCCGGACTGCCGGTGGAGCAGCTAGTGTCCGCCCTGTCCTGATGGGGAGACGAATGTTCTGATGGGCTGGAGCTGCgatccaggcttggtggcaggcagcGTCGTAGGCCACCGCCCGAAGGCCCAGCAGCACTAGGAGACCGCTGCAAGCTGTTGGAGGAGCCCTGGTTACAGGGCCCTCGGCCACAGCAGAGCAGCCGCAGGAGGGCGTGGCGCAGGTCTCGGTTGGTGAACGTGTAGATGATGGGATTCAGCAGCGAGTTAGCCATGGCTAAGCCCAGGAAGGGGTCCGCCTGCAGGAGCACGGGACACGCGCGGGCTGGGCACGCTACATCCAGCAATAGCAAAAGAAACAGAGGTCCCCAGCAGGCCACGAAGGCCAGGAGCACCACGCTGAGCGTGCGGAGCAGGGCCAGCGACCGTGGCGTGTGCCGCGATCGCGAGGACGAGGTGGCCCTGCGGGACCCAGGCCGCGCCCGCAGTCGACGCGCGTTGGCTCGCACTTGGCAATAAATCCTTGCATAGAGCGCACAGATGGCAGCCAGGATGCCCAGGAACGCCAGCACGCAGAAGAGCACGTAGGCCTTGGCATAGAGCGGCAGCACAGTGGAGCAGGTTTCCAGGCGTCCCAGGCAGTTCCAGCCCAACGCAGGCAGCA
This genomic stretch from Cricetulus griseus strain 17A/GY chromosome 4, alternate assembly CriGri-PICRH-1.0, whole genome shotgun sequence harbors:
- the S1pr5 gene encoding sphingosine 1-phosphate receptor 5; translation: MEPGLLRPAPVSEVIALHYNYTGKLRGARYQPGAGLRADAAVCLAVCAFIVLENLAVLLVLGRHPRFHAPMFLLLGSLTLSDLLAGAAYATNILLSGPLTLRLSPALWFAREGGVFVALAASVLSLLAIALERHLTMARRGPAPAASRARTLAMAVAAWGASLLLGLLPALGWNCLGRLETCSTVLPLYAKAYVLFCVLAFLGILAAICALYARIYCQVRANARRLRARPGSRRATSSSRSRHTPRSLALLRTLSVVLLAFVACWGPLFLLLLLDVACPARACPVLLQADPFLGLAMANSLLNPIIYTFTNRDLRHALLRLLCCGRGPCNQGSSNSLQRSPSAAGPSGGGLRRCLPPSLDRSSSPSEHSSPHQDRADTSCSTGSPGAATTNRTLVPAATD